One Methylobacterium sp. AMS5 genomic region harbors:
- a CDS encoding cold-shock protein — protein sequence MERETEEERPAELLEVAGRIKWFDVSKGFGFIVPDDGSADVLLHITCLRRDGHQAASEGARIVVEAVQRARGWQAFRVLSLDQSTALHPSELPMARTHEVVTPTSGLERAVVKWFNRLRGFGFLSRGDDTPDIFVHMETLRRYGIAELKPGEEVLVRYGDGSKGAMAAEVRLVDGALPASH from the coding sequence ATGGAGCGGGAGACCGAGGAGGAACGTCCGGCCGAACTCTTGGAGGTCGCCGGGCGCATCAAGTGGTTCGACGTGTCGAAGGGCTTCGGCTTCATCGTGCCGGATGACGGCTCGGCGGACGTGCTGCTGCACATCACCTGCCTGCGCCGGGACGGGCATCAGGCCGCGAGCGAAGGCGCGCGGATCGTGGTCGAGGCAGTGCAGCGCGCCCGCGGCTGGCAGGCCTTCCGGGTGCTCTCGCTGGATCAGTCGACGGCGCTCCACCCCTCCGAACTGCCGATGGCGCGCACCCACGAAGTCGTCACGCCGACGAGCGGCCTGGAACGCGCGGTGGTGAAGTGGTTCAACCGCCTGCGTGGCTTCGGCTTCCTCAGCCGCGGCGACGACACGCCGGACATCTTCGTTCACATGGAGACCCTGCGCCGCTACGGCATCGCCGAGTTGAAGCCCGGCGAGGAGGTGCTGGTGCGCTACGGCGACGGCTCGAAGGGTGCTATGGCGGCGGAAGTCCGCCTCGTCGACGGGGCGCTTCCGGCTTCCCATTGA
- a CDS encoding magnesium chelatase subunit D — MTAPEPDDPAGVWDDALRAAALFAADPHGLGGIVVRAGAGPVRDLWLDHLRALLTGPVRRMPPGIADDRLIGGLDLPATLRAGRPVIQRGLLAEADGGIVVVPMAERLERGAVARLTGALDTGMVALERDGLAARLPARFGLVLLDEGQEDETVTAALADRLALRIDLSSVSLRDARTPPSRAAGEADAAAGQSAPDPTATLCAVAEAFGIASLRAPLLALRIARLIARNARRDEPSEADLIDAARLVLAPRATRLPAPPQPAEQEPADPPPPEPQPPQDADRTPEDAPEQADATPTEAGETVLDAVRAALPKDLLARLLAGGPPLRAGAAGRMGAASASPLTGRPVGSRPGDPRRGRLDLIATLRAAAPWQRLRRGEADPRRVLVTPEDFRIRRLKRRSETTTIFCVDASGSAALERLAEAKGAVELLLAEAYVRRDRIALVAFRGARAETVLPPTRSLVRAKRVLAGLAGGGGTPLAAGLDTAAALALGIRRAGGSPVIVLLTDGRANVARSGLGGRALAGEEALAAARVLRVQALPILVIDTGARPDGARGLAEAARGRYCPLPHADAGSVSAAVRAATA, encoded by the coding sequence GTGACGGCCCCGGAGCCCGACGATCCGGCCGGGGTCTGGGATGATGCGCTGCGCGCCGCCGCCCTGTTCGCCGCCGACCCGCATGGCCTCGGCGGGATCGTGGTGCGTGCAGGGGCCGGTCCGGTGCGCGACCTTTGGCTCGATCATCTTCGCGCCCTGCTCACGGGCCCGGTGCGACGGATGCCGCCGGGCATCGCCGACGACCGTCTGATCGGTGGACTCGACCTGCCCGCCACTCTCCGGGCCGGCCGCCCGGTGATCCAGCGCGGCCTGCTGGCGGAGGCCGATGGCGGTATCGTCGTGGTGCCGATGGCCGAACGCCTGGAGCGCGGCGCCGTGGCCCGGCTCACGGGCGCCCTCGACACGGGCATGGTGGCGCTGGAACGCGATGGCCTCGCCGCACGGCTCCCGGCCCGCTTCGGCCTCGTGCTGCTCGACGAGGGGCAGGAGGACGAGACCGTCACTGCGGCGCTTGCCGACCGACTGGCACTCCGCATCGACCTGTCCAGCGTGAGCCTGCGGGACGCGAGAACGCCCCCTTCCCGGGCCGCTGGCGAAGCGGACGCAGCAGCAGGCCAATCCGCGCCCGACCCGACCGCGACCCTCTGCGCCGTCGCGGAGGCCTTCGGCATCGCCTCGCTGCGGGCACCGCTTCTCGCCCTGCGGATCGCCCGGCTCATCGCCCGGAATGCCCGGCGCGACGAACCGAGCGAGGCCGACCTGATCGACGCCGCACGTCTCGTCCTGGCGCCGCGGGCGACGCGTCTGCCCGCGCCGCCGCAGCCGGCCGAGCAGGAACCGGCGGACCCGCCCCCACCGGAGCCGCAGCCCCCACAGGACGCCGATCGAACCCCCGAGGACGCGCCCGAGCAGGCGGATGCCACGCCAACAGAAGCCGGCGAGACGGTGCTCGACGCGGTCCGTGCCGCCCTCCCGAAGGACTTGCTCGCCCGGCTCCTTGCCGGCGGCCCGCCGCTGCGCGCCGGCGCGGCCGGGCGGATGGGGGCGGCCTCCGCCTCGCCGCTCACGGGCCGCCCGGTCGGCAGCCGTCCCGGCGATCCGCGCCGGGGGCGGCTCGACCTGATCGCGACCCTGCGCGCCGCCGCCCCGTGGCAGCGCCTGCGCCGGGGCGAGGCCGATCCACGCCGCGTCCTCGTCACCCCGGAGGATTTCCGGATTCGCCGGTTGAAGCGGCGCAGCGAGACGACGACGATCTTCTGCGTCGATGCCTCCGGCTCGGCGGCGCTCGAACGGCTGGCGGAGGCGAAGGGCGCCGTCGAATTGCTCCTCGCGGAGGCTTACGTCCGGCGCGACCGCATCGCCCTCGTCGCCTTCCGCGGCGCGCGGGCCGAGACCGTGCTGCCGCCGACGCGCTCCCTGGTCAGAGCCAAGCGCGTGCTCGCGGGCCTGGCCGGCGGAGGCGGCACGCCGCTCGCCGCCGGGCTCGACACCGCCGCCGCCCTGGCCCTCGGCATCCGGCGCGCGGGCGGAAGCCCCGTCATCGTCCTGCTCACCGACGGGCGCGCCAACGTCGCCCGCTCCGGCCTCGGCGGCCGGGCGCTGGCCGGCGAGGAGGCTTTGGCGGCCGCCCGCGTGCTTCGGGTGCAGGCGCTGCCCATCCTCGTGATCGATACCGGCGCCCGGCCCGACGGCGCGCGCGGCCTCGCCGAGGCGGCGCGGGGGCGTTACTGTCCGCTGCCCCATGCCGATGCGGGCAGCGTCAGCGCGGCGGTGCGCGCCGCCACAGCCTGA
- a CDS encoding DUF192 domain-containing protein, with amino-acid sequence MTVIRVPVSPLATKLLRIAACLAALAALPVLPLRAQEAAPAAQTATEPLGIVAKNGRHAFQVEVMRTDAQRAKGLMYRRSMAADHGMLFDFERPAPVTMWMKNTYLSLDMVFIRSDGSIARIAPDTEPLSTKVIPSGEPVLAVLELNAGTAAKLGIRAGDRVEHPMFKR; translated from the coding sequence TTGACGGTGATCCGCGTGCCCGTGTCTCCCCTCGCGACAAAGCTCCTGCGCATCGCCGCCTGCCTCGCCGCGCTGGCGGCCTTGCCGGTGCTTCCACTCCGCGCGCAAGAGGCGGCGCCCGCCGCCCAGACCGCGACCGAGCCGCTGGGCATCGTCGCCAAGAATGGCCGCCACGCCTTCCAGGTCGAGGTGATGCGCACCGACGCGCAGCGCGCCAAGGGGCTCATGTACCGCCGCTCCATGGCCGCCGACCACGGCATGCTGTTCGACTTCGAGCGGCCGGCGCCGGTCACGATGTGGATGAAGAACACCTACCTCTCGCTCGACATGGTGTTCATCCGTTCCGACGGCTCGATCGCCCGGATCGCCCCGGATACAGAGCCGCTCTCGACCAAGGTGATCCCGTCGGGCGAGCCGGTTCTCGCAGTGCTCGAACTCAACGCCGGGACCGCCGCCAAGCTCGGCATCCGCGCGGGCGACCGGGTCGAGCACCCGATGTTCAAGCGCTAG